In Mycoplasmopsis meleagridis, the genomic stretch TTTACATTTTAAGTTATAATTAAATTTGCTTTTTAAACAATTGTTTAAGTTAATGAAAGGAGTCTTTTATGTCAAGAGTAGATCAAATCACTGGAAAAGGCCCAATGGTTGGTAATAGACGTTCACACGCTATGAATGCTACAAAACGTAAATTTAACGTTAATTTGCAAAAATTAACTGTTAACGTTGATGGTAGAAAAACTACTTTGATAGTTAGTGCAAAAACAGCTAAAACTATTAAAAACAAAGGACTTAACCTTTCAGCTTAATTTTTATCACTGTATTAAAATCACTTTTCGAAGTGATTTTATTTTTTTTAAAAACACTATATATTTATTTTTATTATTCATTTTTTAATTTAAAATTAAATTAAATATTGCTTGATGTCAAGCATTAGTACTTGACAGTAAAAAGGAGAAAAATGGTTAAAATTAGACTTAAAAGATTAGGAAGTAAATTCAATGCATGTTACAAAATAGTAGTAGCAGATTCAAGAGCTCCTAGAGATGGAAAATTTATTGAAGCACTTGGAAACTATAATCCAAGAAGCAAAGAATTTACTTTAAACGAAGAAGCAGCTAAAAAATGAATTGACAATGGTGCACAAGTTACTGAAACTGTTTATAACCTACTTAGAAAACATGGTTTAAATGCTAAATTTCAAAAGAATTCAAAATAATTTAAAACATGAAATTTAATTTTTTAACACTCTTTCCTAATTATTACAAACCATTTGTAGAAGAATCTATTGTTAGTAAAGCTATTGAAAAAAAAATAATAAGTATAAATGTTATTGATTTTCGTAAGTTTTCAAAAGACAAACACAATAAGGTAGATGATGAAATTTATGGTGGAGGTCATGGTTTATTGTTGCAAGTTGAACCTATAGATCTAGCATTAGAATCATTAAAGAATCGTGGTGGTTATAAAATATTAGTTTCGCCTCAAGGAAAATCTTTTAATCAAAAAAGAGCCAATGAATTGTCTAAATATGATGAAATTACTTTTATAAGTGGTCGTTATGAAGGTTTTGATGAAAGAGTTGTGGAATTAGTTGATGAAGAAATATCGATCGGAGATTATGTTCTCACAGGTGGGGAATTGCCTTCAATGGTAATAGCTGATTCGATAATTCGTTTAATACCAGGAGTTATTAATGAATTAAGTCATCAAAACGATTCCTTTCAAAATGATGGCTTATTAGATTATCCGCAATATACAAGACCTAGAGAGTATAAAGGAATGAAAGTTCCAGAAGTTCTCTTTAGTGGTAATCACAAATTAATTGAAGAGTGAAAAAAGAAAACTAAATTACAAAAAACATTAAAAAATCGTCCAGACTTAATGAAAGGCAATTATGATAAATAAATTAATTGAATTAGCAGAATCAAGCCAATTACGTAATGATCATCCTGACTTTAGAGTTGGTGACAATGTTAGAGTACACGTTCGTATTCGTGAAGGCGAAAAAGTTCGTATACAAGTTTTTGAAGGATTGGTTATAAGCAAAAAAGAATCAGGAACTCGTGAAACTTTTACTGTTAGAAAAATTTCATTTGGTGTAGGTGTTAATAGAACATTTCCGTTACATTCACCTCTTATTGCACAAATTGAAGTTGTTCGTTCAAATAAAGTGCGCCGTGCTAAATTATACTTTATGAAAAATAGAAGTGGTAAAGCGGCAAGACTTAAGGAAATAAAACGTTAATCTTATTCATTTTACTGTCAGTAAAAATAAAAGTTAGTACTTTTATTTTTTATTATTAATTTCTTTATAAAAATAAAGATAATAAAAAAAACAAACTTTGGTTTGTTTAGTTATTTGTAGCATTTAAAATAGCTTCAATCAATTCTTCTCTAGTCATTTTAGAATAACCACTAATATATAGTTTTTCAGCCATTTCAAATAATTTATTATTTGGCAATTGATTAATTTTGTCGAAATAAATTTCTCTTTTAGTTTTTGCTTTTTCTTTTTCAATATCAGAAGAATTATTTTTATTTATGTTATTTTCAGTAGCTTCATTTTGTTTGTTATTTTCACTTGTTTGATATTCTGCACGATTCATAAATTGACTAAAAAAGTCATTAAAATTAAGATCTTGATTTTTAAACATTTCTTGAGCTTTAAGCATCTCTTCGTGATGATATGCGTTAATGAAAGCAATTTTAATTTTTCTTAAATATCTTACGAAAACTAAATATAAAATCAATAAAACTATGGGAGTAATTAATCTAATTAGATTAAAAGATGATCATATAGGCAAAATGTTAAAATCAAAAAGTTTTTTTGTTCCTACTAATCCGCCGAAAAGATTAATAATAAGATTAACAAAGTTATACAAAATATAGATAAGGAAGATAAAACTTGCCAAAATAGATAATTTTTGATAATTTTTTTGTTCAATATTTTTAACTAAACTATATATAAAATGAAAAACTAGGGCTAATGATACGATGAATATTATTCCATTAATTGATACTTCCGAATTGAAATATACTGCAGCTTGTTGTTCGGGAGCAATGGCAACCATTGAGGATGAAGAATTGTTTATATAAGCATTTAAATAAGTTGTTAATTCGCTAATATAGTTACTTCTAAGAATAATATAAGTAATGAATATTGCTAAAAAAACTAATGCAGCAAAAATATATGAGGCCAGTGAGCCAAAGATAAAATATTGAAAATAAGGTTTATTGTATTTACCTCATAATTCATCAACTTTTTTTGTTTTCATATATTCTTTGCTATAAGCAATATTAAAAAAATTATTTAATTTCACTTTTACCTTCCTTTAATAAATCATTATAGTTATATTCAGCAACATTAAATTCTTTAGGTACTTTGGCATATATTTCTATTTTTTTAAGTGTTTTAGGGTGAATAAATTTTAATTTGTAAGCATGTAATCTTTGACCAAATCCATCTATTTTATGCCCATAGATTGGATCTCCATAAACGGGATGTTTTATATAAGCTAAATGAACTCTTATTTGGTGTGTTCTTCCAGTTTTTAAGTCACATTTTATAAGGGAGTAAGGTTTTTCATTGATATAAAAACTTTTTAATAATTCAATATGTGTAATAGCTTCTTTGCCATTTTTATTAACACTTATTAGTTTAAAATCATTTTCATTTCTTTTCAATGGTAAATTAATTTTTATTTTTTTGTTTTCTAATTGACCCACAACAATTGCCAAATAGGAACGTTCGATTTCATGATTTTTTAAATTCTTAGCTAGAAGATTATGAATTTCATTATTTTTAGCAACAATTAATAAACCACTCGTGTCTTTATCAATTCTATGTACAATTCCAGGTCTTAATAATCCATTTTCATTTGATAAATTATTTTTGAAATGATGAAGTAAGCCATTAACTAAAGTATCATCATAATGTCCAGGAGCTGGATGAACTACCATGCCAGAAGGTTTATTTATAACTACTATATAATCATCTTCATAAACAATATCTAATTTTATGTTTTTAGGCGGAATATCAATTACTTTGTCTATTAGTTTAGTAATTACTATTTCGTCATTTTCTTTAACTTCGAAATTAGGTTTAATTACTTTGACATTATCATTTACAAAAACGCAACCACTTAAAACTAACTCTTTAGCGTCATTTCTAGTTATTTGAGAATTAGAAGATATATATTTGTCAATTCTCTCTTTATAACCTACTATTAGCTTAATCATTTATTAATTATAATATAATAAAAATTATTTTTAGCAATAAAATATAAAGAGTGATAATTATTTTTCAAAATATAATTTGTTAAAATCAATTTTATTATTAGCAAATTCTACTATTTCATAGTTATTTTTGGCAATTTCTTTTAATAAAATGCTTTCCTCAATCAAATTTATTTTTAGTTGTAAAACATTATTAGAAAATTCATGTTTTATGTTTTTATTTTTTACGAATTCAACAAAATTGCCTCAATCTGCTAGAATTAAATATTTGTTATATTCTAATTTTTTCAATTTTTCTTTTATACTAATTGATTCAATAACTTTTCCATCATCAAGAACTGTGTAGCTATCGATAAATTTTTCTAACTCTAATAATATATGACTAGAAATTAATATTGTTGTTCCTTCCATATTTATTTTTTTCAATACTTCAAATAAATCTTTTCTTGCTGTAGGATCTAAATTTGATGCTGGTTCGTCTAGAATTAAAATTTCTGGCTTATTAATTAATGCTTGAATTAGCATAATTTTTTTCTTTTGTCCAGAAGACATAAAATATGGACTTTTATTTAATTCACTTGAATCTATTCCTATTTTAAAAGCTAATTTTTCAATTTCATTAATAGCAGTTTCTTTTTTTATCTTATGAATTTGAGCTAATGAAATTAAATAATCTTTAGCTGATAAAATCTTAGGAAAGTTAGCACTTTCTGGAATATAACCAATACAGTTTTTAATCTTATAGTCATTAGAAGATTTTCCATTAATGTATATTTTTCCAATAAATGAAGAATAAAAACCTAGAATAGATCTTATTGTTGTAGTTTTACCTGCACCATTATTACCGATAAAACCATGAAATTCGCCTTTTTTAATGTTGAAACTTACATCATCTAAGGCAGTTTTTAAATCACCATTAGGCGAGGGAAAATATTTAGTTAGATGCTGAATTGATATAGCAATATCATCATTTATATCTATTTTAGAAAGAGAATTAATTTCTTTTTTTCTTTTGTTAATTATTTTTTTATTTAGTAAAAATTTAAAAATTATTTTTTTCATATTGTTCTTATTTATAGTCTTTTTTGTATATTATTAATCATCCAAAAAATGTAAATAACATTGCCAAAATAATAGGAATAAATATAGCAAAATAAATATTAAAATTTTCTTTTGTTTTATAAATTACCAAATTATTTTTTAAATTAATAGGAGTTATTAAATTCTTAACTAACAAAGAAGCAAGTTTTTCATTTTTATCAAAATTCGTGTCAAAATCATTAATTTTTATTGCTAGTTTATTTTCTGTTGCATATTTTGAAACTAAAAATACCGTTATTGCGTTTATTATGTATGTTTTAATATTTTCTAATGAAATTTTGGCATTTTCTAAATCATTTTCAATAGTAACATTAGTGAAATTATCATTAGTTTTTTGGTAAGAAGAAGAAAAGATTGTAAATAAATTTGTTGTTATAGAATTTAAAAAATCATTAAATTCTTTATCACTGGTTAAATTATTTTTAATATTTTCTATATTGCTAATATTCAAATATTTATTGTTTAAGTTTAATGAATTCAAATTTAGTTTTTCATTTGAATATTGTTTGTTTACTTCGTCAATAAAAATTTGATTAATAAGTTTTATGTATGCAAATTTATTATTATCTATGTATTCATTTTTACTATTTTTTGACGAAGTAAAAAATGAGTATAATTTTTCCAATAAATCGTAATTATAGGTAAATATAACATAATCTTTAGTTTCATCTTTATCATCTAAAATTTTAATTAATATAACATTATTTAAATTAATATTTTCATTTTGAAAAACTTTCAAATCTAATTCATTGTTATTAATTGCTTGTTTTCATTGATAAGAAGAAATAGTATTTGCTATTTTTAAGTCTTTATTTCCTAAAGAAAAGATTTCAAGAAAGTATTCTGAATAGTTAAAGTATTTTAGATAAGAATAAAAATTATTTTTTACATTAATATCAATAGATTTAGTCAAGGAAGAATTTAATTGATTACTTTCAAAATTTCTATATTTTCTATAGACTGAGTAAACAGAGTTATTAAATGCTGGTAAATTAATATTTCCATTTTTTATAGAATCGTTAAATAAATCTATATTGTCATTATTATTTTTACTATTGGAACTTAGAGGCAAAGTTATATTTTTTTTAAAATCGTTATAAGCAGTGATATTACCTGTATATGAAGATGTTTTAATTATTGCAAAAATAGCCGTAATAATGAAAGGAATTATCCCAATTAAAATTTGAAAAGCTTTCAGTTCAACAAGTGCTTGTACAAATAAAGATAGTCCAATGGCAAAAATAGAAGTAATTAAAGATGCTAATAGAGTTGTTCCAACTTGAATAAAAACAAAATCTATGGAAATATGGCTAACTATTATCAAACTTATGAAGTTAGAAAACGTATAAAAGGATAAGCAAAAAAGCATTCCTATAGTAGTTACAAAAGCATTCGTAAAATAAATTTGACTTCTATTAATCGGTTTAGAAAATAGTATTGTTTGTAAGCCTTCGTTCTTGTATTTATAGAAAAAGGTTGAGCCAACAAAACTTGCTGATGCAAATAAAATAAAAATTATTATATTATTAAAAGAAGATGCTGTAAGAACGTTACTAAGATAAAGATGAATATCATCTCACTTTGGAAAAGTAAAATAATAAATTAATTTACTAACGATAAATATAATAGAGAAAGCAATAGGGAAAATAAAAGTAATTTTTTGTTTAAAAAATAATTTAATTTGTATTTTAAAAAAAGCTAACATTAGAAAATTATTCCTTCAATTGTTTTGGCTAATCCACCATTTTTATAGTCAAATTCAGAAATTATATCTGCAATATTTTTTAAGTCTTTAGAACTATTGTTCATAGCAATCATTTTATTTACAACACCTATTGTAGAAGCATCATTTAAAGTATCACCAAAATGTAAGCAATCAGCTAAATTAACATTTTGGATGTTAGCATAAAATTTTTCAGCCTTTCCTTTAGAACACTCTAAAGCAGTTATTTCTAGTAAATCATTTTTACTTCCAGCGAAAGAAATTGTTATTTCGTCTTTTAAAAGAAGAGAGAGTTTTTTTTCAAAACTAGCAAGTTTATTTTTGTTGAAATGCCAAAAAATTAATTTATAAACTTTTAAATTTTTGTCTCTATTTTCGTGTTTTTTGCTTTTTCCACCTTTTAACTTAACTACTAGTCTATAAAAAAACGATTCACTATAACTGCCATTATGAAAATCGGAATTTACGATAGTAGTCATTTTATTTTTTCTTGCTAAAGAAAACATTTTTTGCACCAGTTTGTCAGAAATAGTTTTTTCAAAAATAACATTTCCTTCTTTAATTATTTTGGCACCATTTCAAAAAATGATAGTTTTAGGCAACATTAATCTTTCATTAATTTTATATGTGTAAGGAAGTTCTCCTCTTCCAGTAGAAACAACAACTTCAATATTGTTTTTTATACATTTTTGCACAATGTCAATATTTTGTTGGCTAACTCAAGGTTTTCCTTTTTTCTTTATATCAAGAGTTGTTCCATCTAAATCTATAAATATTATTTTAGGTTTTATGTTTAGTTTTTGCATAGTAAAACGTTTTCCTATTTTAAAGATCTATTTTAGCTTTAATTTTGTTTTTTTCTTTATCAATTTCTGTAATTATAATTTCCAAGTTATCGCCTGGTTTAAATAGCGAATGGATATCAAAATCAGAATTATTTTTATAATTGATGCTTGATTTATGTATGAATGCGCTTTCTTTTAAGCCAACATAAGCAAAAATTGCGAAATCTGTTATGTTTAATACTGATGCGTCGATTTTCATCCCTTCTTTTAAATCGTCAATTGTCAAGATGCTATCTTTGATCTTATAACCTTCTTTACTATCTCTTACGTCTTTAGTAGGATTTAATAACGATTCAAGAATTTGTTTTATGTTATATGAATTATCATTAAATTTTTTTGATAATTCGTTTAAGTCCTGTTTATTTATTATATTTTTATCAATATTATTTAAATCTAAATTTAAATATTCAACTATTTTATAGGCTAATTCATAATTTTCAGGATGAATTGATGTTCTATCAAAAAAATTTTTTGAATCATGAATTCTTAAAAATCCAATTGCTTGTTCATAGGCTTTTTCTCCAAGACCTTTAACATTTTTAACTTCTTGGCGATTATTAAATTTATTTTTTTCTCTATAAGAAACAATATTTTCTGCAGTTTTTTTATTTAAGCCAGAAATATGTACAAGTATGTCTTTTGTCGCTGTATTTATATCTATACCTACTAAATTAACCACTTTGTCTACTTTGAAATCAAGATTTTTGCTTAATTCTTTTTGATTCAAATCATGTTGATATTGACCAACTCCTATTGATTTAGGATCAATTTTTATTAATTCATTCAGAGGATCTTGAAATTTTCTACCAATATTAACTGCTGATCTTTCTTCAACAGACAAATTAGGGAATTCTTCTATAGCAGATTGAGAAGCAGAATATACACTTGCTCCAATTTCAGAAACTATTGCATAACCAATTTTTTTACTACTATCTAACTGCTTTCTTTTTTGAATCAAATTGGCAATGAATTCTTCAGTTTCACGTGATGCTGTTCCATTTCCAATTACAATGATGTCAACTTCATATTTATTTATCAAATCATTAACAATTTTTTCTGATTTAATAGTTTCTTTTTGTGGAATATTAGGATACATTTTTTGTGTAGCTAATAATTTACCATTTTCATCTAAAACAGCCATTTTGCAACCATGACCATATCCAGGATCTATCGATAATATTTTTTTACCTTTCACAGCAGGCCACATTAACATTGCTTCTATTTGCTCAGCAAAAATTTTAATTGCTTGTTCCTCTGCTTTTTCAAATAAATCGTTTTTAATTTCTCTAATTATTGAAGGATAAATTAGTCTTTCTAAGGCATCTAATAACGAATTTTTGATAATATTACCAGTTGTTTTAACTTTGAAATATTTATTGTTTAACTCGTATTTGATCATTTTTTCGTTAAATTCAATATCATATGAAATTATTTTTTTATTTTCTGCTCTATTTATTGCTAAAACTCTGTGATTTGGAATATATGATAATTTTTCTTTATGTTCATAATAATTAACAAAATTTTCATTTTCATCAATTGCATTTTTTTTCTTTTTCGTAATAATAAAGCCAGTTTTTTTAATAACTTCTTTAACAAATTCTCTAGTATTTACATCTTGTGAAATTCATTGACTTATGATGTATTGAGCTTGTTCTATAGCAAATTCAACACTTTTAACATTTTCATTTATATACTTTTGAGCTTCTTTATAAGGATTAAATTTTGGATCTTCATTATCAAAAATAATTTTGGCTAATGGTTCTAATCCTAAACTAATAGCTTCTGTTGCTTTAGTTTTTTTACCTACTTTAAAAGGTTCATAAATATTTTCTAGTTCAGATTTTTTTGTTACATTGTTGATTTGATTTTTTAATTCTTCAGTTAATAATTTAGCTTCTTCAAGTTTTCCTAAAATGGTTTCTTTTCTTTTATTCAATTCGACATCATATTGGTATAAAACATTAATTTCTTGAATTTGCTCCTCATTTAGACCTTCAGTTTGAGCTTGTCTATATCTTGCTATAAAAGGAACAGTAGAGCCTTCGCTAAGCATATTTAAAACTGTTTCAACTTGACTTTCTTTTAGATTCATTTGTTTAGCAACATTTGTTATTGATATATTCATTTATCCTCCTGAATATTAATATTAATTTTAAAGGTTTTTACATAATAAAGCTATTAATACAGAAAAATGTTTTTTAGTTTATAATACAAATATTGATAATATTACTTTTGAATATTATGAAAGGAAACAATGACGCAAGTTTCACATAGATATGAACAATTTTTAGAAAATAACTATGAAGAATTCCGTAAAGATGTTGTTAACTTTAACATAAGAAGAGATAGATACTACATTCTTTTTGTTGGTTTAGCAATATTTATGTTTACATTTGGTGTTTTATTCACTATTCTTCTTTCTGTAGGAATATTCAACTATAGTCAAACATCAAGCATTAGAACAACAAGATGAGTTTTCTTCTCTGTAGCAGTAGTAAGTATTGTTATAGCAGTAATTAGCCTAATTATTGTTTTCGTAAGAATGCATAAAATTAAAAATGAGTATTTTGTAAATAGTGAAGATATGCTTTTACAATATTTGTATAACAGAGTAGATTTGGTTTATAAAGGAAAAGGTCGTTATCCAGATAGAATAGATGATCTTAATGAAGTTTTTTACAAATCAAGTAATAAATGAGATTCTATTGATTGAGTTACTGATTCTCTAATGTTGTCGGGAATTCCTTCAGATAAGAATCTAAAATTCGTTTTAGGTCACGTTTTCTACAATGAAAAAAATAAGTCAGACAAATGAAGAATTCAAAACATCAGAATTGGTGTATCAAAAGGAATAAATGAATTTAACGAAGAACAATTTGTAATGGACTCATATCTATTTTTAGAAGGAAAAATTCAGTCTAAAAAATTTGATCAAAGTTATTTGTTCGGGCCTAAATTTCCACTTAATTTTAATTTTTCAATGCAAGAAAATGTTAATATCAATTTAGGAAAAAGCTACACAATTTTTTCAGATGTAAATAATCTTAATGAAGAAGCATATAGTGAAATGTTAGAATACGTACAAGAGTTAGATTTGTGAAATAGAGGATTTGGTTTCTACATTGACAAAGAAACTAATAAAGTTTATAGTTGAATTAAACTTGATAGAGAAATTTTTAAATGAACTGAAGATAAATATCCAGCTCATAACATGTTAAGAGACGCATATTTGATAGGAACACTAGAAAGTTTACCTACATTATTAGATTAATTATTAATTTAAAATATTGCTTGGGCAATATTTTATTTTGCAAAATTCACCTGAAAAATAAGGTAATATTTTAAT encodes the following:
- the rplS gene encoding 50S ribosomal protein L19 gives rise to the protein MINKLIELAESSQLRNDHPDFRVGDNVRVHVRIREGEKVRIQVFEGLVISKKESGTRETFTVRKISFGVGVNRTFPLHSPLIAQIEVVRSNKVRRAKLYFMKNRSGKAARLKEIKR
- a CDS encoding HAD-IIB family hydrolase — translated: MQKLNIKPKIIFIDLDGTTLDIKKKGKPWVSQQNIDIVQKCIKNNIEVVVSTGRGELPYTYKINERLMLPKTIIFWNGAKIIKEGNVIFEKTISDKLVQKMFSLARKNKMTTIVNSDFHNGSYSESFFYRLVVKLKGGKSKKHENRDKNLKVYKLIFWHFNKNKLASFEKKLSLLLKDEITISFAGSKNDLLEITALECSKGKAEKFYANIQNVNLADCLHFGDTLNDASTIGVVNKMIAMNNSSKDLKNIADIISEFDYKNGGLAKTIEGIIF
- a CDS encoding RluA family pseudouridine synthase gives rise to the protein MIKLIVGYKERIDKYISSNSQITRNDAKELVLSGCVFVNDNVKVIKPNFEVKENDEIVITKLIDKVIDIPPKNIKLDIVYEDDYIVVINKPSGMVVHPAPGHYDDTLVNGLLHHFKNNLSNENGLLRPGIVHRIDKDTSGLLIVAKNNEIHNLLAKNLKNHEIERSYLAIVVGQLENKKIKINLPLKRNENDFKLISVNKNGKEAITHIELLKSFYINEKPYSLIKCDLKTGRTHQIRVHLAYIKHPVYGDPIYGHKIDGFGQRLHAYKLKFIHPKTLKKIEIYAKVPKEFNVAEYNYNDLLKEGKSEIK
- a CDS encoding Rho termination factor N-terminal domain-containing protein, with product MKLNNFFNIAYSKEYMKTKKVDELWGKYNKPYFQYFIFGSLASYIFAALVFLAIFITYIILRSNYISELTTYLNAYINNSSSSMVAIAPEQQAAVYFNSEVSINGIIFIVSLALVFHFIYSLVKNIEQKNYQKLSILASFIFLIYILYNFVNLIINLFGGLVGTKKLFDFNILPIWSSFNLIRLITPIVLLILYLVFVRYLRKIKIAFINAYHHEEMLKAQEMFKNQDLNFNDFFSQFMNRAEYQTSENNKQNEATENNINKNNSSDIEKEKAKTKREIYFDKINQLPNNKLFEMAEKLYISGYSKMTREELIEAILNATNN
- a CDS encoding Tex-like N-terminal domain-containing protein encodes the protein MNISITNVAKQMNLKESQVETVLNMLSEGSTVPFIARYRQAQTEGLNEEQIQEINVLYQYDVELNKRKETILGKLEEAKLLTEELKNQINNVTKKSELENIYEPFKVGKKTKATEAISLGLEPLAKIIFDNEDPKFNPYKEAQKYINENVKSVEFAIEQAQYIISQWISQDVNTREFVKEVIKKTGFIITKKKKNAIDENENFVNYYEHKEKLSYIPNHRVLAINRAENKKIISYDIEFNEKMIKYELNNKYFKVKTTGNIIKNSLLDALERLIYPSIIREIKNDLFEKAEEQAIKIFAEQIEAMLMWPAVKGKKILSIDPGYGHGCKMAVLDENGKLLATQKMYPNIPQKETIKSEKIVNDLINKYEVDIIVIGNGTASRETEEFIANLIQKRKQLDSSKKIGYAIVSEIGASVYSASQSAIEEFPNLSVEERSAVNIGRKFQDPLNELIKIDPKSIGVGQYQHDLNQKELSKNLDFKVDKVVNLVGIDINTATKDILVHISGLNKKTAENIVSYREKNKFNNRQEVKNVKGLGEKAYEQAIGFLRIHDSKNFFDRTSIHPENYELAYKIVEYLNLDLNNIDKNIINKQDLNELSKKFNDNSYNIKQILESLLNPTKDVRDSKEGYKIKDSILTIDDLKEGMKIDASVLNITDFAIFAYVGLKESAFIHKSSINYKNNSDFDIHSLFKPGDNLEIIITEIDKEKNKIKAKIDL
- a CDS encoding ABC transporter ATP-binding protein, translating into MKKIIFKFLLNKKIINKRKKEINSLSKIDINDDIAISIQHLTKYFPSPNGDLKTALDDVSFNIKKGEFHGFIGNNGAGKTTTIRSILGFYSSFIGKIYINGKSSNDYKIKNCIGYIPESANFPKILSAKDYLISLAQIHKIKKETAINEIEKLAFKIGIDSSELNKSPYFMSSGQKKKIMLIQALINKPEILILDEPASNLDPTARKDLFEVLKKINMEGTTILISSHILLELEKFIDSYTVLDDGKVIESISIKEKLKKLEYNKYLILADWGNFVEFVKNKNIKHEFSNNVLQLKINLIEESILLKEIAKNNYEIVEFANNKIDFNKLYFEK
- the rpmB gene encoding 50S ribosomal protein L28, with translation MSRVDQITGKGPMVGNRRSHAMNATKRKFNVNLQKLTVNVDGRKTTLIVSAKTAKTIKNKGLNLSA
- the rpsP gene encoding 30S ribosomal protein S16, with amino-acid sequence MVKIRLKRLGSKFNACYKIVVADSRAPRDGKFIEALGNYNPRSKEFTLNEEAAKKWIDNGAQVTETVYNLLRKHGLNAKFQKNSK
- the trmD gene encoding tRNA (guanosine(37)-N1)-methyltransferase TrmD, producing MKFNFLTLFPNYYKPFVEESIVSKAIEKKIISINVIDFRKFSKDKHNKVDDEIYGGGHGLLLQVEPIDLALESLKNRGGYKILVSPQGKSFNQKRANELSKYDEITFISGRYEGFDERVVELVDEEISIGDYVLTGGELPSMVIADSIIRLIPGVINELSHQNDSFQNDGLLDYPQYTRPREYKGMKVPEVLFSGNHKLIEEWKKKTKLQKTLKNRPDLMKGNYDK
- a CDS encoding ABC transporter permease — its product is MLAFFKIQIKLFFKQKITFIFPIAFSIIFIVSKLIYYFTFPKWDDIHLYLSNVLTASSFNNIIIFILFASASFVGSTFFYKYKNEGLQTILFSKPINRSQIYFTNAFVTTIGMLFCLSFYTFSNFISLIIVSHISIDFVFIQVGTTLLASLITSIFAIGLSLFVQALVELKAFQILIGIIPFIITAIFAIIKTSSYTGNITAYNDFKKNITLPLSSNSKNNNDNIDLFNDSIKNGNINLPAFNNSVYSVYRKYRNFESNQLNSSLTKSIDINVKNNFYSYLKYFNYSEYFLEIFSLGNKDLKIANTISSYQWKQAINNNELDLKVFQNENINLNNVILIKILDDKDETKDYVIFTYNYDLLEKLYSFFTSSKNSKNEYIDNNKFAYIKLINQIFIDEVNKQYSNEKLNLNSLNLNNKYLNISNIENIKNNLTSDKEFNDFLNSITTNLFTIFSSSYQKTNDNFTNVTIENDLENAKISLENIKTYIINAITVFLVSKYATENKLAIKINDFDTNFDKNEKLASLLVKNLITPINLKNNLVIYKTKENFNIYFAIFIPIILAMLFTFFGWLIIYKKDYK